From one Alosa alosa isolate M-15738 ecotype Scorff River chromosome 5, AALO_Geno_1.1, whole genome shotgun sequence genomic stretch:
- the polk gene encoding DNA polymerase kappa has translation MEEHAQDGPSGPSATADDDEGILSRMGLNDNKAGMEGLDREKINKIILETSKGSKFYENELKKERQVNQRIEKMMEQKARITEQHLKTAQAQVDKMTSELERRRKLGRVIVHVDMDAFYAAVEMRDCPELKDKPMAVGSMSMLSTSNYHARRFGVRAAMPGFIAKKLCPQLVIVPLNFDKYRAVSTQVREVFADYDPNFLPMSLDEAYLDMTDHLEQRRSWPESKRTHYTSASKTEAGKDGEPPQAASEVEDLSPVLFDDSLTEFGQVPDQLGSAEVFGTSAEEAVREMRFRIEQKTSLTASAGIAPNTMLAKVCSDKNKPNGQYRIPSDHQAVIDFIQDLPVRKVPGIGKVTEKMLGALDVHTCSQLGQRMALLSLLFSETSWYHFLQISLGLGSTHIERDGERKSMSTERTFGEMSDVEEQMSLCKELCEDLAQDLLKEGLKGKTVTLKLKNVSFVVKQRASTLQCAVSSAEEIFAAAKELLRVEIDAVKPEPLRLRLMGVRVSGFVGSDDKRAQQKSIMGFLQSGGGGDLRKVGEPKPRANPVPAPAPAPSKAPSATPGAPRALSWGRGGEPGAPQQQSFFQRAQAQRQRLQAAHGQATEEVSEGSSRSFGSYLTTDDPVFTCTPSVGATTSSHIEAKRDQATAVQSALSTSDPVSTSATRSAAGRSSALAAITVSDSPPCTSALVSTSTRAAQQSLTCPVCFQDMQTTDLEVFNRHIDACLSTGQPESCLIREEDMLDEDSRDCPVRLYSKDADTTNAIRCSTPDAVNGEAVWHDDQEGNRKSGLLEKSSSVGVPSLVPVPADESLAILGDATPALMCPVCCQPQSTRDLAVFNRHVDVCLNREALQELQGGAPTTMSQLHAPPTSQPRGRGQPMQRAANSRGKSKRSGSPPPPPSKKSKAAAPRNTIDRFFR, from the exons gctgatgatgatgagggtATCCTATCTAGGATGGGCCTCAACGACAACAAAGCTGGGATGGAGGGACTTGACAGGGAGAAAATTAACAAAATCATCCTTGAAACGTCGAAG GGCTCCAAATTCTACGAGAATGAGTTGAAAAAAGAGCGTCAGGTAAACCAGCGCATTGAGAAGATGATGGAGCAGAAAGCGAGGATCACTGAGCAGCATCTGAAGACAGCACAAGCTCAG GTGGACAAGATGACTTCTGAACTAGAGAGAAGACGGAAGCTAGGTCGGGTGATTGTGCATGTGGACATGGATGCCTTCTATGCAGCTGTGGAGATGAGGGATTGCCCAGAGCTGAAGGACAAGCCCATGGCTGTGGGCTCTATGAGCATGCTG TCCACTTCCAACTATCATGCCAGGCGGTTTGGTGTGCGGGCAGCTATGCCAGGCTTCATTGCTAAAAAGCTCTGTCCACAACTGGTCATTGTTCCACTGAATTTTGACAAGTATCGAGCTGTGAGCACACAG GTGCGTGAGGTTTTTGCGGACTACGACCCAAACTTCCTGCCGATGAGTCTGGACGAGGCTTACCTGGACATGACTGACCACTTGGAGCAGAGGCGCAGCTGGCCAGAGTCCAAGAGGACACACTATACCAGCGCAAGCAAGACTGAAG CTGGTAAGGATGGAGAGCCCCCCCAGGCTGCCTCAGAAGTGGAGGACCTGTCCCCTGTTCTGTTTGATGACAGTCTCACTGAGTTTGGACAGGTTCCAGATCAGCTTGGCAGCGCGGAGGTGTTTGGGACCAGTGCAGAGGAGGCAGTGAGAGAGATGCGCTTCCGCATTGAGCAGAAAACATCTCTGACTGCCAGTgctg gTATTGCTCCCAACACAATGTTAGCTAAGGTTTGCAGTGACAAGAACAAGCCCAATGGTCAGTACAGAATCCCTTCAGATCACCAGGCAGTGATAGACTTCATCCAGGACCTCCCTGTCCGCAAG GTCCCAGGGATTGGCAAAGTGACCGAGAAGATGCTGGGTGCCCTGGACGTGCACACCTGTTCCCAACTCGGCCAGAGGATGGCGCTGCTGTCCCTGCTATTCTCCGAGACATCCTGGTACCACTTCCTGCAGATATCTCTGGGGCTTGGGTCCACGCACATCGAGAG GGACGGCGAGAGAAAAAGCATGAGCACTGAGAG gaccTTTGGTGAGATGAGTGACGTAGAGGAGCAGATGTCACTGTGTAAGGAGCTCTGTGAAGATCTGGCTCAGGACCTTCTGAAGGAGGGTCTGAAG GGCAAGACAGTGACTCTGAAGCTGAAGAACGTGAGCTTCGTGGTGAAGCAGCGGGCGTCCACGCTGCAGTGTGCCGTGTCCAGCGCTGAGGAGATCTTCGCCGCCGCCAAGGAGCTGCTCCGGGTGGAGATTGACGCCGTCAAACCGGAGCCCCTCAGGCTGAGGCTCATGG GTGTGCGAGTTTCTGGGTTTGTCGGTTCCGATGATAAGCGGGCCCAGCAGAAGAGCATTATGGGATTCCTGCagtcaggaggaggaggtgaccTCAGGAAAGTGGGCGAGCCAAAACCCAGAGCGAACCCAgtccctgcccctgcccctgccccctcCAAGGCTCCCTCTGCCACGCCTGGGGCCCCGCGGGCCCTGAGCTGGGGCCGAGGCGGGGAGCCCGGGGCCCCACAGCAGCAGTCCTTCTTCCAGAGGGCCCAAGCCCAGAGGCAGCGCTTGCAGGCAGCGCACGGGCAAGCAACCGAAGAGGTGTCCGAGGGATCCAGCCGCTCGTTTGGGTCGTACCTGACAACAGATGACCCGGTGTTCACCTGTACACCAAGTGTGGGCGCCACCACGTCCAGTCACATAGAGGCCAAAAGGGACCAGGCCACCGCAGTGCAGTCAGCGTTATCTACTTCAGATCCTGTGTCCACGTCTGCCACCAGGAGTGCTGCTGGCCGTTCCTCTGCACTCGCCGCCATCACCGTCTCGGACTCTCCGCCGTGTACGTCAGCCTTGGTTTCCACGTCCACCCGCGCTGCCCAGCAGAGCCTCACCTGCCccgtgtgcttccaggacatgCAGACCACTGACCTGGAGGTCTTTAACCGCCACATAGACGCGTGCCTCAGCACTGGTCAGCCAGAGAGCTGCCTGATCCGTGAGGAGGACATGCTAGATGAAGACAGCCGAGATTGCCCAGTGCGACTATATTCCAAAGATGCAGACACCACCAACGCCATTCGTTGTTCCACACCAGACGCTGTCAATGGGGAGGCTGTTTGGCATGACGACCAAGAGGGGAACCGCAAATCCGGCCTCTTAGAGAAGTCCAGTTCCGTTGGCGTCCCCAGCCTGGTCCCGGTACCCGCGGATGAGTCCTTGGCCATTCTTGGCGACGCAACCCCCGCCCTGATGTGCCCAGTGTGCTGCCAGCCGCAGAGCACCCGCGACCTGGCCGTCTTCAACCGCCACGTGGACGTGTGTCTGAACCGCGAAGCGCTGCAGGAGCTGCAAGGAGGAGCCCCAACCACCATGTCTCAACTCCACGCGCCTCCAACCAGCCagcccagag GCAGAGGCCAGCCCATGCAGAGGGCTGCCAACTCCAGGGGAAAGAGCAAGAG ATCGGGATCTCCACCACCTCCCCCATCGAAGAAAAGCAAAGCAGCTGCTCCTAGAAACACCATTGACCGCTTCTTCAGATGA
- the poc5 gene encoding centrosomal protein POC5 — MSSDEGEPSSPALPKDSDQGSSVSSELQDEYEELLRHAVVTPKFEPSTPSQLLQMSQLSASGPISHLLEGRRSQPTEEDSGRHSGRGVTSTRATPLDRDSSHVQASEDMEMLGRSPGNESVPERQQTASETSRQSSPDAVITVETEVSVSEENMTRMENVLDMWNDNLKTNVLMELRKWKLAYAEQHKLALRKEREKHAADMVAVNADMDGLKDLLHTYELSSQRKDEVIKNLSYALDRQRERLEMMRSFTQWRLRHGALREEAQGGKMAEQHYQQQLKKKVWAAWHSLISSRWKERMERACRARAEEVCVQLSNDYETKMAENVEALQKAQAEIQKLHLERDRYEDSMKKAFMRGVCALNMEALSMFHGGEGRPQEHDAPPPRDDPSFGSLAGLQPRPTSSFSDVAFAMETQAAALAPSCSDADRMSPGPGPSLFLSHMGPDSSMGLPRAEALPPSSTTSTTGSSAVPLGGTVTSHRQFSGRATSGGPQRPSRTVTARVTGHTDMTRTHMPSSLRVTRTGQSRSSVVVERHHPVTQFTVEQTAAARYPRSIHQAQALPGSRSSRDPRAHSSAHIHTVKVVE, encoded by the exons ATGTCCTCTGATGAGGGGGAACCAAGCAGTCCAGCTCTGCCTAAGGATTCAGATCAAGGGAGCTCGGTGTCCTCAGAGTTGCAG GATGAGTATGAGGAGCTCCTGAGGCATGCTGTGGTCACTCCCAAGTTTGAGCCAAGCACACCATCCCAGCTGCTTCAAATGTCACAACTCTCTGCATCTGGACCAATTTCTCACCTCCTGGAGGGCCGGCGATCTCAACCTACTGAAG AGGATAGTGGAAGACACTCGGGAAGAGGGGTGACCTCTACCAGGGCAACTCCTCTTGATCGGGATTCCTCTCATGTCCAAGCATCAGAAG ACATGGAGATGCTGGGCAGATCTCCCGGTAATGAGAGTGTACCAGAGAGACAGCAGACTGCTTCAGAGACTTCCAGGCAAAGCAGCCCGGATGCTGTCATCACCGTGGAGACTGAGGTGTCCGTCTCGGAGGAGAACATGACCAGAATGGAAAACGTCTTGGATATGTGGAATGACAATCTGAAG ACCAACGTGCTGATGGAGCTGAGAAAGTGGAAGCTGGCGTATGCCGAGCAGCATAAGCTGGCGctgaggaaggagagggagaagcacGCGGCCGACATGGTTGCCGTGAACGCAGATATGGATGGGCTAAAGGACCTGCTGCACACGTACGAGCTCTCCAGTCAGAGGaaggatgag GTGATTAAGAACCTGAGCTACGCACTTGACAGACAGCGGGAGCGGCTGGAGATGATGAGGTCGTTCACGCAGTGGAGGCTCCGCCACGGCGCTCTCCGAGAGGAG GCCCAGGGTGGCAAGATGGCCGAGCAGCACTACCAGCAACAGCTGAAGAAGAAGGTGTGGGCCGCCTGGCACTCTCTCATCTCCAGCCGCTGGAAGGAGCGCATGGAGCGGGCGTGCCGCGCCCGCGCCGAGGAGGTCTGCGTGCAGCTCTCCAACGACTACGAGACCAAGATGGCTGAG aaCGTGGAGGCGCTGCAGAAAGCACAAGCGGAGATCCAGAAGCTGCACCTGGAGCGCGATCGCTACGAGGACTCCATGAAGAAGGCCTTCATGCGCGGCGTGTGCGCCCTCAACATGGAGGCCCTGAGCATGTTCCATGGGGGAGAGGGCCGGCCCCAGGAGCATG ATGCTCCTCCCCCACGGGATGATCCGAGCTTCGGCTCATTGGCCGGCCTGCAGCCTCGGCCCACCTCTTCCTTCTCTGACGTGGCGTTCGCCATGGAGACCCAGGCCGCAGCGCTGGCCCCATCCTGCAGTGACGCGGACAGGATG TCTCCTGGTCCAGGCCCCAGTCTGTTCCTCTCCCACATGGGCCCAGACTCCAGTATGGGGCTGCCCAGAGCCGaagccctccctccctcctccaccaccagtaCTACAGGGAGTAGCGCCGTACCACTAGGGGGGACTGTAACATCCCACAGACAG TTCAGCGGCCGAGCAACTTCGGGAGGTCCACAGAGACCAAGCAGGACAGTGACTGCTCGTGTGAccggacacacagacatgaccCGGACCCACATGCCCAGCAGCCTACGGGTCACACGCACGGGCCAATCAAGGAGCTCTGTAGTCGTGGAGCGTCATCATCCAGTTACTCAG TTCACAGTGGAGCAGACGGCAGCAGCCAGGTACCCACGCTCCATTCATCAGGCCCAGGCTCTCCCAGGCAGCAGGAGCTCCAGGGACCCCCGCGCCCACTCTAGCGCTCACATCCACACTGTCAAAGTGGTGGagtga
- the ankdd1b gene encoding ankyrin repeat and death domain-containing protein 1B isoform X1, which produces MSTMEKQTLAFRDRLLKSPLLKKENLNPKTWLNSESVKSFTDLVLQRDTTEPDTSYDNAVMLLESEKEYIEAAKRNDIEFMKLNGRGVNVNAKNVHYRTALHYAVAFRNVEAVEIILRRRAKLDLQDRHGITGMHLAAWFGSLDILKLLVQAGADQSVETKEGMNMMHCAAINNHTDIMGYIIDDLQMKELDKRDQHGNRPFAVAAEHGCVRMLEMLMEDPYNMATTEANENGDTPLHLAAKNGQLEAVQLLLDNFESRDEVNKAGETALYQAADGGHEECVEALLDAGCDLNITSNVKSSPLHPVCERGYTSLAKILIDNGAWTNAQNQHLQAPLHLAVHNSHIPVIHTLLEAGCDPNITEQMGQTALHIAAELGKVDVVEMILKADLDLELKDRQGKTALAVAARADVVIIVDMIIKAERYFHWRRTNAVTNEILHNELPLTFKVDHRADTKQIRDTMWRLAYKCFKRNEWKRLAEYWGFTQQQMAAIEEQWTGPQSYQEHGNRMLLIWLHGVISTQRSAAKELYEGLLSTGNRKVAEKMRMEAENNIKKCTIS; this is translated from the exons ATGAGCACTATGGAGAAACAGACTCTGGCGTTCAGAGACAGGCTTCTGAAGAGCCCTCTGCTGAAGAAGGAGAATCTCAACCCTAAGACATGGCTCAACTCTGAGTCGGTGAAAAGCTTCACAGATTTGGTCCTGCAGAGAGACACCACTGAGCCTGACACCAGTTATGACAATGCGGTGATGC TTTTGGAGTCTGAGAAGGAGTACATTGAGGCAGCTAAGAGAAATGATATTGAGTTCATGAAACTCAATGGAAGAGGTGTAAACGTCAACGCCAAGAATGTA CACTACCGAACTGCGCTTCACTATGCCGTGGCCTTCCGCAATGTGGAGGCTGTCGAGATCATCCTGAGAAGACGAGCGAAGCTTGACTTACAGGACAGG CATGGGATTACTGGCATGCACTTGGCCGCCTGGTTCGGCAGTCTGGACATCCTGAAATTACTGGTACAAGCAGGGGCTGATCAGTCTGTGGAGACCAAG GAAGGGATGAACATGATGCACTGCGCTGCCATAAACAACCATACGGACATCATGGGCTACATCATTGATGATCTGCAGATGAAGGAGCTGGATAAGAGAGATCAG catggGAACAGGCCTTTTGCGGTGGCTGCAGAGCATGGCTGTGTGCGGATGCTGGAGATGTTAATGGAGGATCCCTACAACATGGCCACCACAGAGGCCAATGAG AATGGAGACACGCCACTCCACTTGGCTGCAAAGAATGGCCAGCTGGAAGCAGTGCAGCTGCTCCTTGACAACTTTGAAAGCCGTGATGAAGTCAACAAG GCTGGGGAGACGGCGCTCTACCAGGCCGCAGACGGAGGCCATGAGGAGTGTGTGGAGGCGTTGCTGGACGCGGGATGTGACCTCAATATCACCTCCAAT GTCAAGAGCTCCCCTTTGCAcccagtgtgtgagagaggctaCACTTCACTGGCGAAGATCCTCATTGACAATGGAGCTTGGACCAATGCACAAAACCAG CACCTGCAGGCTCCCCTGCACCTGGCTGTGCACAACTCTCACATCCCCGTTATCCACACGCTACTGGAGGCTGGCTGTGACCCCAACATCACTGAGCAG ATGGGACAGACTGCTCTCCACATTGCAGCAGAGCTTGGCAAGGTGGACGTGGTGGAAATGATCTTGAAAGCCGACTTGGATCTGGAGCTCAAGGACAGG CAAGGCAAGACTGCCCTGGCTGTGGCCGCCCGGGCAGATGTTGTGATCATTGTAGACATGATAATCAAAGCAGAAAGATACTTCCACTGGAGAAGG ACCAATGCAGTGACGAATGAGATTCTTCACAATGAATTACCGCTGACGTTCAAAGTGGACCACCGAGCCGACACAAAGCAGATCCGCGACACCATGTGGAGACTGGCGTACAAGTGCTTCAAGCGCAACGAGTGGAAGAGGCTAGCAGAATACTGGGGATTCACCCAGCAGCAAATGGCTGCCATTGAGGAACAGTGGACAG GGCCCCAGAGCTACCAGGAACATGGCAACAGGATGCTTCTGATCTGGCTCCATGGGGTGATTAGCACACAGAGGAGTGCTGCCAAAGAGCTGTACGAGGGACTTCTCTCCACAGGGAACAGAAAAGTCGCAG AGAAAATGCGAATGGAAGCAGAGAACAATATAAAGAAATGCACTATTTCCTGA
- the ankdd1b gene encoding ankyrin repeat and death domain-containing protein 1A isoform X2, with translation MSTMEKQTLAFRDRLLKSPLLKKENLNPKTWLNSESVKSFTDLVLQRDTTEPDTSYDNAVMLLESEKEYIEAAKRNDIEFMKLNGRGVNVNAKNVHYRTALHYAVAFRNVEAVEIILRRRAKLDLQDRHGITGMHLAAWFGSLDILKLLVQAGADQSVETKEGMNMMHCAAINNHTDIMGYIIDDLQMKELDKRDQHGNRPFAVAAEHGCVRMLEMLMEDPYNMATTEANENGDTPLHLAAKNGQLEAVQLLLDNFESRDEVNKAGETALYQAADGGHEECVEALLDAGCDLNITSNVKSSPLHPVCERGYTSLAKILIDNGAWTNAQNQAPLHLAVHNSHIPVIHTLLEAGCDPNITEQMGQTALHIAAELGKVDVVEMILKADLDLELKDRQGKTALAVAARADVVIIVDMIIKAERYFHWRRTNAVTNEILHNELPLTFKVDHRADTKQIRDTMWRLAYKCFKRNEWKRLAEYWGFTQQQMAAIEEQWTGPQSYQEHGNRMLLIWLHGVISTQRSAAKELYEGLLSTGNRKVAEKMRMEAENNIKKCTIS, from the exons ATGAGCACTATGGAGAAACAGACTCTGGCGTTCAGAGACAGGCTTCTGAAGAGCCCTCTGCTGAAGAAGGAGAATCTCAACCCTAAGACATGGCTCAACTCTGAGTCGGTGAAAAGCTTCACAGATTTGGTCCTGCAGAGAGACACCACTGAGCCTGACACCAGTTATGACAATGCGGTGATGC TTTTGGAGTCTGAGAAGGAGTACATTGAGGCAGCTAAGAGAAATGATATTGAGTTCATGAAACTCAATGGAAGAGGTGTAAACGTCAACGCCAAGAATGTA CACTACCGAACTGCGCTTCACTATGCCGTGGCCTTCCGCAATGTGGAGGCTGTCGAGATCATCCTGAGAAGACGAGCGAAGCTTGACTTACAGGACAGG CATGGGATTACTGGCATGCACTTGGCCGCCTGGTTCGGCAGTCTGGACATCCTGAAATTACTGGTACAAGCAGGGGCTGATCAGTCTGTGGAGACCAAG GAAGGGATGAACATGATGCACTGCGCTGCCATAAACAACCATACGGACATCATGGGCTACATCATTGATGATCTGCAGATGAAGGAGCTGGATAAGAGAGATCAG catggGAACAGGCCTTTTGCGGTGGCTGCAGAGCATGGCTGTGTGCGGATGCTGGAGATGTTAATGGAGGATCCCTACAACATGGCCACCACAGAGGCCAATGAG AATGGAGACACGCCACTCCACTTGGCTGCAAAGAATGGCCAGCTGGAAGCAGTGCAGCTGCTCCTTGACAACTTTGAAAGCCGTGATGAAGTCAACAAG GCTGGGGAGACGGCGCTCTACCAGGCCGCAGACGGAGGCCATGAGGAGTGTGTGGAGGCGTTGCTGGACGCGGGATGTGACCTCAATATCACCTCCAAT GTCAAGAGCTCCCCTTTGCAcccagtgtgtgagagaggctaCACTTCACTGGCGAAGATCCTCATTGACAATGGAGCTTGGACCAATGCACAAAACCAG GCTCCCCTGCACCTGGCTGTGCACAACTCTCACATCCCCGTTATCCACACGCTACTGGAGGCTGGCTGTGACCCCAACATCACTGAGCAG ATGGGACAGACTGCTCTCCACATTGCAGCAGAGCTTGGCAAGGTGGACGTGGTGGAAATGATCTTGAAAGCCGACTTGGATCTGGAGCTCAAGGACAGG CAAGGCAAGACTGCCCTGGCTGTGGCCGCCCGGGCAGATGTTGTGATCATTGTAGACATGATAATCAAAGCAGAAAGATACTTCCACTGGAGAAGG ACCAATGCAGTGACGAATGAGATTCTTCACAATGAATTACCGCTGACGTTCAAAGTGGACCACCGAGCCGACACAAAGCAGATCCGCGACACCATGTGGAGACTGGCGTACAAGTGCTTCAAGCGCAACGAGTGGAAGAGGCTAGCAGAATACTGGGGATTCACCCAGCAGCAAATGGCTGCCATTGAGGAACAGTGGACAG GGCCCCAGAGCTACCAGGAACATGGCAACAGGATGCTTCTGATCTGGCTCCATGGGGTGATTAGCACACAGAGGAGTGCTGCCAAAGAGCTGTACGAGGGACTTCTCTCCACAGGGAACAGAAAAGTCGCAG AGAAAATGCGAATGGAAGCAGAGAACAATATAAAGAAATGCACTATTTCCTGA